From one Micromonospora siamensis genomic stretch:
- a CDS encoding MIP/aquaporin family protein, with amino-acid sequence MDAARRYAAEFLGTLLLVFFGVGSAVFARVQGGVVVVALAFGFVLLALVYTIGPLSGSHVNPAVTLGVLLSGKISPLGAVAYWIAQFAGATVASFVIWALTRWGDVVDQTGALGSNGYGAHINAGGAAVLETILTFLFVLVVLVVTSRAERAGVAGLAIGLALAAAHLVAITLDGTSVNPARSFGPAVFAGGSALRQLWLFIVFPLVGGALAALVAPLFTGANTHYRAEPEEPPGHAPRAF; translated from the coding sequence ATGGACGCAGCCCGCCGGTACGCCGCCGAGTTCCTCGGCACGCTGCTGCTGGTCTTCTTCGGCGTCGGCAGCGCCGTCTTCGCCCGGGTCCAGGGCGGCGTGGTGGTGGTGGCGCTGGCCTTCGGCTTCGTCCTGCTGGCGCTGGTCTACACCATCGGCCCGCTGTCGGGCAGTCACGTCAACCCGGCGGTGACGCTCGGGGTGCTGCTCTCCGGCAAGATCTCCCCGCTCGGGGCGGTCGCGTACTGGATCGCCCAGTTCGCCGGTGCCACCGTCGCCAGCTTCGTCATCTGGGCACTCACCCGATGGGGTGACGTGGTGGACCAGACCGGGGCACTGGGCAGCAACGGCTACGGCGCGCACATCAACGCGGGCGGGGCCGCGGTGCTGGAGACGATCCTGACGTTCCTGTTCGTCCTCGTGGTGCTGGTGGTGACCAGCCGGGCGGAGCGCGCCGGCGTCGCCGGCCTGGCGATCGGGCTCGCGCTGGCCGCCGCGCACCTGGTGGCCATCACCCTCGACGGCACCTCGGTCAACCCGGCCCGGTCGTTCGGCCCGGCGGTGTTCGCCGGTGGCAGCGCGCTGCGCCAGCTCTGGCTCTTCATCGTCTTCCCGCTGGTCGGCGGGGCGCTCGCCGCGCTGGTGGCACCCCTGTTCACCGGGGCGAACACGCACTACCGGGCCGAACCGGAAGAGCCACCCGGGCACGCCCCGCGTGCCTTCTGA
- a CDS encoding iron-sulfur cluster biosynthesis family protein, with the protein MLTMTDNAVLVIRDLAAQQDVAQAGGLRIAADTDAGSLTIELVPEPVQGDQVVDNQGARIFLDSDAAELLGDTSVDAEVDEEGVVQFGFTEKE; encoded by the coding sequence ATGCTCACCATGACCGACAACGCCGTGCTCGTGATCCGCGACCTCGCCGCGCAGCAGGACGTCGCCCAGGCCGGTGGGCTGCGCATCGCCGCCGACACCGACGCCGGGTCGCTCACCATCGAGCTGGTGCCCGAACCGGTACAGGGCGACCAGGTGGTCGACAACCAGGGCGCCCGCATCTTCCTCGACTCCGACGCCGCCGAACTGCTCGGCGACACCTCGGTCGACGCCGAGGTGGACGAGGAGGGCGTCGTCCAGTTCGGGTTCACCGAGAAGGAGTGA
- the dacB gene encoding D-alanyl-D-alanine carboxypeptidase/D-alanyl-D-alanine endopeptidase: MHRRHYGRGLALTALLVATATTGAPATAESPSPAQTRLHATIDTVLADPRLDGAQAGVVVVDTSTGQTLYDRNGDRRLVPASNTKLLTSTAALALLGPGHRFTTDVRSTGSRRAGLVAGDLYLRGGGDPTMLAGDYDALAAQVAADGVRVVTGNLVADDTRYDDSRLGPDWTWDDESYYYAAQVSALTVAPDTDYDAGTVIVHAAPGKTAGDRPAVTMTPPNGYLRIDNRAETVAEGRTDLTIERRHGTNTIVVTGQIAAGDDPVDEWMTVWEPTGYAADVFRAALRRHGVRVLGSTVLGRATPTDAAPVARHDSMTLAELMTPFLKLSNNGHAEVLTKEIGRIISGTGSWSTGLAAISEYVADAGMDTGTLRQRDGSGLSRRNLIPPAEFVDLLAAVRTAPWFPTWYAALPVAGNAERFVGGTLRSRMRGTAAADNVHAKTGSLTGASSLSGYATDADGHVLAFSIVLNNYLASSVKGLEDQIAIALAAYSEKSGTTVRVAPAAAPDAPRVPEGLECSWVKPIAC; this comes from the coding sequence ATGCATCGTCGTCACTATGGGCGGGGGTTGGCGCTGACCGCGCTGCTCGTCGCCACGGCCACCACCGGCGCACCCGCCACCGCCGAGTCCCCCAGCCCCGCCCAGACACGGTTGCACGCCACCATCGACACGGTCCTCGCCGACCCACGGCTCGACGGCGCGCAGGCCGGCGTGGTGGTGGTCGACACCAGCACCGGGCAGACCCTCTACGACCGCAACGGCGACCGGCGGCTGGTGCCCGCCTCCAACACCAAGCTGCTCACCTCCACCGCCGCCCTGGCCCTGCTCGGCCCCGGTCACCGCTTCACCACCGACGTGCGCAGCACCGGCAGCCGGCGGGCCGGCCTGGTCGCCGGCGACCTCTACCTGCGCGGCGGCGGCGACCCCACGATGCTGGCCGGCGACTACGACGCGCTGGCCGCGCAGGTCGCCGCGGACGGCGTACGGGTGGTCACCGGGAACCTGGTCGCCGACGACACCCGCTACGACGACAGCCGGCTCGGACCGGACTGGACCTGGGACGACGAGTCGTACTACTACGCGGCGCAGGTCTCCGCGCTGACCGTGGCCCCGGACACCGACTACGACGCCGGCACCGTCATCGTGCACGCCGCGCCGGGCAAAACCGCCGGCGACCGACCGGCCGTCACGATGACCCCGCCCAACGGATACCTGAGGATCGACAACCGGGCCGAGACCGTGGCCGAGGGCCGCACCGACCTCACGATCGAGCGACGGCACGGCACCAACACCATCGTGGTCACCGGCCAGATCGCCGCCGGCGACGACCCGGTCGACGAGTGGATGACGGTCTGGGAGCCGACCGGGTACGCCGCCGACGTCTTCCGGGCCGCGCTGCGCCGGCACGGCGTACGGGTGCTGGGGTCGACCGTCCTCGGCCGGGCCACCCCGACCGACGCCGCTCCGGTCGCCCGGCACGACTCGATGACCCTCGCCGAGCTGATGACGCCGTTCCTCAAGCTCTCCAACAACGGCCACGCCGAGGTGCTCACCAAGGAGATCGGGCGGATCATCTCCGGCACCGGGAGCTGGTCGACCGGCCTCGCCGCGATCAGCGAGTACGTCGCCGACGCCGGGATGGACACCGGCACCCTGCGCCAGCGCGACGGCTCCGGCCTGTCCCGGCGCAACCTGATCCCACCGGCCGAGTTCGTGGACCTGCTCGCCGCGGTCCGCACCGCACCCTGGTTCCCCACCTGGTACGCGGCTCTGCCCGTGGCCGGCAACGCCGAACGGTTCGTCGGTGGCACGCTGCGCAGCCGGATGCGGGGCACCGCGGCGGCGGACAACGTGCACGCCAAGACCGGCAGCCTGACCGGCGCGTCCAGCCTCTCCGGCTACGCCACCGACGCCGACGGGCACGTGCTGGCCTTCTCGATCGTGCTGAACAACTACCTGGCCTCGTCGGTGAAGGGGCTGGAGGACCAGATCGCGATCGCGCTGGCGGCGTACTCGGAGAAGAGCGGGACCACGGTGCGGGTGGCGCCGGCGGCGGCGCCGGACGCGCCGCGGGTGCCGGAGGGCCTGGAGTGTTCCTGGGTGAAGCCGATCGCCTGCTGA
- a CDS encoding cellulose binding domain-containing protein, whose translation MTTPRKRAGLVAALAAAAVALLLTGQLPALALVPGDPPAPVTGNATHFDGLGAPYGGCGLPQSELDSPHFVALNVYDLPGDYTSYPVRPIPPDQAARIGLWNNGLNCGRYVRVSIGDYCTGVNDGAPGQPFCRNGSWVADAYDGATLTMLVADSCGDGNAWCRDDPYHLDLATASLNQFSRNGTAVGDMYPNHWNNRHVSWSFVPAPNYSGDIRIGFLQGAQRYWPAIAVSHLANGIHGVEYLADGVWRRATMNSDMGQSYVLGATTSGGTDFQIRVRDAADTLINNGRVYRFSLPGSCGGTCSAAYTQVAYTTSDGTGPTASPTPTASPSPTVSPSPTVSPSPTGTTGPGLACSASYRVTSSWSGGFQAEVTVRNTGTSPLTGWTTDFGWPGQQRMSGSWNATASQSGQQVTATNVSWNGAVAPGGTTAWGLTVNGDVAAPSGPRCAAR comes from the coding sequence ATGACCACCCCGCGCAAGCGGGCCGGCCTGGTCGCGGCGCTCGCCGCCGCCGCCGTCGCCCTCCTGCTCACCGGCCAGCTCCCGGCCCTGGCGCTGGTCCCCGGCGACCCGCCCGCCCCGGTCACCGGCAACGCCACCCACTTCGACGGCCTCGGCGCCCCGTACGGCGGTTGCGGGCTGCCCCAGTCCGAGCTCGACTCGCCGCACTTCGTCGCCCTCAACGTCTACGACCTGCCCGGCGACTACACGTCGTACCCGGTCCGGCCGATCCCGCCGGACCAGGCCGCGAGGATCGGGCTGTGGAACAACGGCCTCAACTGCGGCCGGTACGTCCGCGTCTCGATCGGCGACTACTGCACCGGCGTCAACGACGGCGCCCCCGGGCAGCCGTTCTGCCGCAACGGTTCCTGGGTGGCCGACGCCTACGACGGCGCCACCCTGACCATGCTGGTCGCCGACAGCTGCGGCGACGGCAACGCCTGGTGCCGGGACGACCCGTACCACCTGGACCTGGCGACCGCCTCGCTCAACCAGTTCAGCCGCAACGGCACCGCCGTGGGCGACATGTACCCGAACCACTGGAACAACCGGCACGTCTCCTGGTCCTTCGTGCCCGCCCCGAACTACTCCGGGGACATCCGGATCGGCTTCCTCCAGGGCGCCCAGCGGTACTGGCCGGCGATCGCCGTGTCGCACCTGGCCAACGGCATCCACGGGGTGGAGTACCTGGCCGACGGGGTGTGGCGGCGGGCCACGATGAACAGTGACATGGGCCAGTCGTACGTGCTGGGCGCCACCACCTCCGGCGGCACCGACTTCCAGATCCGGGTCCGCGACGCGGCCGACACGTTGATCAACAACGGTCGGGTGTACCGGTTCTCGCTGCCCGGCTCGTGCGGCGGCACCTGCTCGGCGGCGTACACCCAGGTCGCGTACACCACCTCGGACGGCACCGGGCCGACGGCCAGCCCGACCCCCACGGCGAGCCCGAGCCCGACGGTGAGCCCCAGCCCGACGGTGAGCCCGAGCCCGACCGGCACCACCGGGCCCGGCCTGGCCTGCTCCGCGAGCTACCGGGTCACCTCGTCGTGGAGCGGCGGCTTCCAGGCCGAGGTGACCGTCCGCAACACCGGTACGTCTCCGCTGACCGGCTGGACCACCGACTTCGGCTGGCCCGGGCAGCAGCGGATGTCGGGCTCCTGGAACGCCACCGCCAGCCAGTCCGGCCAGCAGGTCACCGCCACGAACGTCAGCTGGAACGGCGCCGTGGCCCCGGGCGGCACCACCGCCTGGGGACTGACCGTGAACGGCGACGTCGCGGCGCCCTCGGGCCCGCGCTGCGCCGCCCGCTGA
- a CDS encoding nitroreductase family deazaflavin-dependent oxidoreductase codes for MTSSEQVLDSPEGWVADHIRRYVETDGAEGHEWRPGVFTLLLTTRGRRSGKLRRTALIYGRDGDAYLVVASQGGAPQHPAWYLNLLADPQAELQVGAETFPVRARTAGPQEKPRMWSTMTSIWPAYDEYQTKTDREIPVVVLERA; via the coding sequence ATGACGTCGAGCGAGCAGGTGCTGGACAGCCCCGAGGGGTGGGTGGCCGACCACATCCGGCGGTACGTCGAGACCGACGGCGCCGAGGGGCACGAGTGGCGGCCCGGTGTTTTCACCCTGCTGCTGACCACCCGGGGCCGGCGCAGCGGCAAGCTGCGCCGCACGGCCCTGATCTACGGGCGCGACGGCGACGCCTACCTGGTGGTCGCCTCGCAGGGCGGCGCCCCGCAGCACCCGGCGTGGTATTTGAACTTGCTCGCCGACCCCCAGGCCGAATTGCAGGTGGGCGCCGAGACGTTCCCGGTCCGGGCGCGTACCGCCGGCCCGCAGGAGAAGCCGCGGATGTGGTCCACGATGACCTCGATCTGGCCGGCGTACGACGAGTACCAGACCAAGACCGACCGGGAGATCCCGGTGGTGGTGCTGGAACGCGCCTGA
- a CDS encoding beta family protein yields MVPAHGGRTAEPVYRPVLPGRRGELEALGHLDRATAALLAPIIELSTVDTSVVDALRRLPEGLLPAVDVSLLPEGVAGAVAGWGVPVVPVIGPDCGHRALLAHGATARAYARRAVVRLRTGQVRAGPDATTAAVERIWRLTGLVPEQCDLLVDAGDVCCAADVRQAEPRIRRLLDWARRHAWRSVTVAAGGMPPTLSRLPTDEPVRLPRWDWLLWQRLAELGVGYGDYGVGSAVPGAEPSGDRLPTVPYTGDGEWWVHRWARRGGRGDERFADLCRELVSAPYWPATGAAFSWGDHELLRRARRGAGAGSPANWTAWSTSHHLAYVLGTLAGPERDETPGPWRTGRDADRGRPARRITPSR; encoded by the coding sequence ATGGTGCCCGCCCACGGGGGCCGGACGGCGGAACCGGTCTACCGCCCCGTCCTCCCCGGACGACGGGGCGAACTGGAGGCGCTCGGTCACCTCGACCGCGCCACCGCCGCCCTGCTCGCCCCGATCATCGAGCTGTCGACCGTGGACACGTCCGTTGTGGACGCGCTGCGCCGGCTGCCGGAGGGGCTGCTCCCGGCGGTCGACGTGAGCCTGCTGCCGGAGGGCGTCGCCGGCGCGGTGGCCGGTTGGGGCGTACCCGTGGTACCGGTGATCGGTCCCGACTGCGGTCACCGGGCGCTGCTGGCCCACGGCGCGACCGCCCGGGCGTACGCCCGGCGGGCGGTGGTCCGGCTGCGGACCGGGCAGGTGCGCGCCGGCCCGGACGCCACGACGGCGGCCGTGGAGCGGATCTGGCGCCTCACCGGCCTGGTGCCGGAGCAGTGCGACCTGCTGGTCGACGCGGGCGACGTGTGCTGCGCGGCGGACGTCCGGCAGGCCGAGCCGCGGATCCGCCGGCTGCTGGACTGGGCCCGCCGGCACGCCTGGCGCTCGGTGACCGTCGCGGCGGGCGGGATGCCGCCGACGCTGTCCCGGCTGCCCACCGACGAGCCGGTCCGGCTGCCCCGTTGGGACTGGCTGCTCTGGCAGCGCCTGGCCGAGCTGGGCGTCGGGTACGGCGACTACGGGGTGGGCAGCGCGGTGCCGGGGGCCGAGCCGTCGGGCGACCGGCTGCCCACGGTGCCGTACACCGGTGACGGGGAGTGGTGGGTCCACCGGTGGGCGCGGCGCGGCGGGCGCGGCGACGAGCGCTTCGCCGACCTGTGCCGGGAGCTGGTGTCGGCGCCCTACTGGCCGGCCACCGGGGCCGCCTTCTCCTGGGGCGACCACGAGCTGCTGCGCCGGGCCCGCCGGGGAGCCGGCGCGGGCTCCCCGGCGAACTGGACGGCGTGGAGCACCTCGCACCACCTGGCGTACGTGCTGGGCACGCTGGCGGGCCCGGAGCGCGACGAGACGCCCGGGCCGTGGCGGACGGGCCGCGACGCCGACCGGGGGCGGCCCGCCCGACGGATCACTCCTTCTCGGTGA